A genomic window from Flavobacterium sp. I3-2 includes:
- a CDS encoding TonB-dependent receptor domain-containing protein, with translation MKTYILLFFCVLFQNIQAQETISGKVVDINKKPLEYAIITWKDTEIGVEADDKGNFTLEFVPNGILQISYVGFEVLEISSFPNKENLVLTLKAEKALDELVIKTTRKSTTRSLTSNTNTMTMNSGELLKAACCNLAESFETNPAIDVNFSDAISGSKQIKMLGLTSPYILIAEENIPTVRGASQAYGLSFIPGTWVESIQVTKGAGSVVNGFESISGQINTELIKPATDIPFYLNLYGSTDSRFEINTHLNHKLNDKWSSTLFVHGNARVAKNDMNHDGFLDNPLGSQINVMNRWQYIDQETGLVAFLSARYMKDEKQTGEVDFDKKKDKGTTNLWGSEINTEKFDANAKLGYVFPDMPFQSIGWQNSFSYHNQQSYFGLNDYNITQRSFYSNLIFSSIISNTLHKFSTGLNFMYDNYSENVFNYTAQNYDRIDNSVGAFFEYTYDNANNFALVLGGRVDNSNRLGVFVTPRLHLRYNPWEDAVFRASVGRGKRVANIFAENQYLFASSRQFNIQYSDGKAYNLNPEIAWNYGISFSQGFHLFGKKAELGFDFYRTDFQNQIVVDLDQSARTVDFYNLDGKSYANSFQVDLAYNLAKHFNLRAAYKYYDIKTTYQAGNLERPLQAKNRMFVNLEYQTHETDKGGSWKFDATWNWLGKQRLPYTGDNLAQNQLGQNTNPFSTINAQVTKVFNDRFEVYVGGENMTNYKQARVILGADDPFGSNFDSTMIYAPIFGQMYYAGLRFKIK, from the coding sequence ATGAAAACTTATATACTTTTGTTTTTCTGTGTCTTGTTTCAAAATATACAAGCGCAGGAAACTATTTCAGGCAAAGTTGTTGACATAAACAAGAAGCCTTTAGAATACGCAATAATCACTTGGAAAGACACTGAAATTGGTGTTGAAGCAGATGACAAAGGAAACTTTACATTAGAATTTGTTCCAAATGGAATTCTACAAATTTCTTATGTTGGTTTTGAAGTTTTAGAAATTTCATCTTTTCCGAATAAAGAAAATTTGGTTTTAACTCTTAAAGCCGAAAAAGCTTTAGATGAGCTTGTAATTAAAACAACTCGTAAAAGCACAACGCGTTCGTTAACTTCAAATACGAACACCATGACCATGAATAGTGGTGAACTTTTAAAAGCAGCTTGTTGTAATTTAGCTGAATCTTTCGAAACAAACCCAGCTATTGATGTCAATTTTTCAGATGCCATTTCTGGTAGTAAACAGATTAAAATGTTAGGATTAACAAGTCCGTATATTTTAATTGCCGAAGAAAATATCCCAACAGTTCGTGGCGCTTCTCAGGCTTACGGTTTGTCTTTTATTCCTGGAACTTGGGTCGAAAGTATTCAGGTTACAAAAGGAGCGGGAAGCGTGGTAAATGGTTTTGAAAGTATTTCTGGACAAATCAATACCGAGCTAATCAAACCTGCAACTGATATTCCTTTTTATTTAAATCTTTATGGTTCAACCGATTCACGTTTTGAAATCAATACGCATTTAAATCATAAATTAAACGACAAATGGAGTTCAACTTTATTTGTTCACGGAAATGCGCGTGTGGCTAAAAACGACATGAATCACGATGGATTTTTAGATAATCCTTTAGGAAGTCAAATCAATGTGATGAATCGTTGGCAATATATCGACCAAGAAACTGGTTTAGTTGCTTTTTTGTCTGCTCGTTATATGAAAGATGAAAAGCAAACTGGAGAAGTTGATTTTGATAAGAAAAAAGATAAAGGAACAACGAATCTTTGGGGGTCTGAAATCAATACAGAGAAATTCGATGCCAATGCAAAATTGGGTTATGTTTTTCCAGACATGCCGTTTCAAAGTATCGGATGGCAAAACTCTTTTAGCTACCACAATCAGCAATCTTATTTCGGATTAAATGATTATAATATTACACAACGTAGTTTTTATTCGAATTTAATTTTCAGTTCAATTATCAGTAATACGTTGCATAAATTCTCAACCGGATTGAATTTTATGTATGATAATTATAGTGAAAACGTATTCAATTATACGGCTCAAAATTATGATAGAATCGATAATTCGGTTGGAGCTTTCTTTGAATATACGTACGATAATGCAAATAATTTTGCTTTGGTTTTAGGTGGTCGTGTTGATAATTCAAATCGTTTGGGTGTATTTGTAACTCCAAGATTACATTTAAGATATAATCCTTGGGAAGATGCTGTTTTTAGAGCTTCTGTTGGACGTGGGAAACGTGTAGCTAATATTTTTGCAGAAAATCAATATTTATTTGCAAGTTCACGTCAATTCAATATTCAATATAGCGACGGAAAAGCGTATAATTTAAATCCTGAAATTGCTTGGAATTACGGAATCAGTTTCTCTCAAGGGTTTCATTTATTCGGAAAAAAAGCGGAGTTAGGATTTGATTTTTACAGAACCGATTTCCAAAATCAAATCGTAGTTGATTTAGATCAATCGGCTCGTACAGTTGATTTCTATAATTTAGATGGTAAATCATATGCAAATTCTTTTCAAGTTGATTTAGCATATAATTTGGCAAAGCACTTTAATTTACGTGCTGCTTATAAATATTACGATATCAAAACAACTTATCAAGCAGGAAATTTAGAACGTCCGCTTCAAGCGAAAAACAGAATGTTTGTTAACCTTGAATATCAAACTCACGAAACCGATAAAGGTGGAAGTTGGAAGTTTGATGCGACTTGGAATTGGTTAGGAAAACAGCGATTACCTTACACAGGAGATAATTTAGCGCAAAATCAATTGGGACAAAATACCAATCCGTTTTCTACCATAAATGCACAAGTTACAAAAGTATTTAATGACCGTTTCGAAGTTTATGTTGGTGGAGAAAATATGACTAATTATAAACAAGCTCGTGTGATTTTAGGAGCAGACGATCCGTTTGGTTCAAATTTTGATAGTACCATGATTTATGCACCAATTTTCGGGCAAATGTATTATGCAGGTTTAAGATTTAAAATAAAATAA
- a CDS encoding polyribonucleotide nucleotidyltransferase: MIPKVTKEIIDLGDGRTIEIETGKLAKQADGSVVVRSGDCMLLATAVSARTANPGVDFLPLTVDYREKFSAAGRFPGGFFKREARPSDSEILTMRLVDRVLRPLFPDDYHAETQIMIQLMSYDENVMPDALAGLAASAALAVSDIPFYNYISEVRVGRVNGQLIINPTKKQLEESDIDMMIGASKDSVAMVEGEMKEISESEMVEAIKFAHEAIIKQIEAQEKMRAALGLTTYREYEPEKNNEEILEKVNAFAYDKLYAIAAEASAKHERSEKFALVKEELKATFTEEELEENGDLVSKYFSKTQKEAVRNLILDQGIRLDGRKTTEIRPIWCEVDYLPSTHGSSIFTRGETQALATVTLGTSREANVIDLPSDQGEERFYLHYNFPPYSTGEAKPLRGVSRREVGHGNLAQRALKNMIPADCPYTIRLVSDVLESNGSSSMATVCAGTLALLDAGIQMVKPVSGIAMGLISDAKTGRWAVLSDILGDEDHLGDMDFKVTGTEKGITACQMDIKIEGLAYDIMEQALKQAHDGRLHILGLLVDTIAQPNANVKAHAPKIIKFSIPKDFIGAVIGPGGKNIQNLQAETETTIVITEEGEFGLIEVLGTNQAGMDKAIAAIKNQTFQPVEGETYTVKVTKILDFGAVVEFVPGKDSLLHVSELDWKRIENVSDVLKEGDVIDVKYMGLDPKNKKPKVSRKALMPRPPKEDKKPEAKTEAPKTEDKK; the protein is encoded by the coding sequence ATGATTCCTAAAGTAACCAAAGAAATCATCGATTTAGGAGATGGAAGAACCATCGAAATCGAAACAGGTAAATTAGCCAAACAAGCTGACGGTTCAGTAGTCGTTCGCTCAGGAGATTGTATGCTTTTAGCTACTGCAGTTTCTGCTAGAACAGCAAACCCAGGTGTAGACTTTCTACCTTTAACGGTAGATTACAGAGAAAAATTCTCTGCTGCAGGTCGTTTCCCAGGAGGATTCTTTAAAAGAGAAGCTCGTCCAAGCGACAGTGAAATTTTAACGATGCGTTTAGTGGATCGTGTTTTACGTCCATTATTCCCAGACGACTACCACGCAGAAACTCAAATCATGATTCAGTTGATGTCTTATGACGAAAATGTGATGCCAGATGCATTAGCTGGTTTAGCAGCGTCTGCTGCATTAGCTGTTTCTGACATTCCTTTCTACAACTACATTTCTGAGGTTCGCGTAGGAAGAGTAAATGGTCAATTAATCATCAATCCTACAAAGAAACAATTAGAAGAATCTGATATCGATATGATGATTGGAGCATCTAAAGATTCTGTTGCGATGGTTGAAGGTGAAATGAAGGAAATTTCTGAGAGTGAAATGGTTGAAGCAATTAAATTTGCACACGAAGCAATCATCAAACAAATTGAAGCTCAAGAAAAGATGCGCGCGGCATTAGGTTTAACTACTTACAGAGAGTACGAACCTGAAAAAAACAACGAAGAAATTCTTGAAAAAGTAAACGCTTTTGCGTACGACAAGTTATATGCAATTGCTGCTGAGGCAAGTGCTAAACATGAAAGAAGCGAAAAATTTGCTTTAGTAAAAGAAGAATTAAAAGCTACTTTCACTGAAGAAGAATTAGAAGAAAATGGTGATTTAGTATCTAAATATTTTTCTAAAACTCAGAAAGAAGCTGTTCGCAACTTAATCTTAGACCAAGGAATTCGTTTAGATGGTCGTAAAACTACAGAAATTCGTCCAATTTGGTGCGAAGTAGATTATTTACCATCAACTCACGGTTCTTCAATCTTTACACGTGGAGAAACTCAAGCATTAGCAACTGTAACTTTAGGAACTTCTAGAGAAGCAAACGTTATTGACTTACCAAGTGACCAAGGTGAAGAACGTTTCTATTTACATTACAATTTCCCTCCATATTCAACAGGAGAAGCAAAACCATTAAGAGGAGTTTCTCGTAGAGAAGTTGGACACGGAAATTTAGCACAACGTGCATTAAAAAATATGATTCCTGCAGATTGTCCTTATACAATTCGTTTGGTTTCTGATGTATTAGAATCAAACGGTTCTTCATCAATGGCAACTGTTTGTGCTGGTACATTAGCATTATTAGATGCTGGAATTCAAATGGTAAAACCAGTTTCTGGTATTGCAATGGGATTAATTTCTGATGCAAAAACAGGACGTTGGGCAGTTTTATCTGACATCTTAGGAGATGAAGACCATTTAGGTGACATGGACTTTAAAGTTACTGGAACTGAAAAAGGTATCACTGCATGTCAGATGGATATTAAAATTGAAGGTTTAGCTTACGACATTATGGAGCAAGCTTTAAAACAAGCTCATGATGGTCGTTTACACATTTTAGGTTTATTAGTTGACACAATTGCACAGCCAAACGCAAACGTTAAAGCTCATGCTCCTAAAATCATTAAATTCTCAATTCCTAAAGACTTTATTGGAGCTGTTATCGGACCAGGTGGTAAAAACATTCAAAACTTACAAGCTGAAACTGAAACTACAATTGTAATTACAGAAGAAGGCGAATTTGGACTAATTGAAGTTTTAGGTACAAACCAAGCTGGAATGGACAAAGCAATTGCTGCTATAAAAAATCAAACTTTCCAACCGGTTGAAGGCGAAACGTACACAGTTAAAGTAACTAAAATTTTAGATTTTGGTGCTGTAGTTGAATTCGTTCCTGGAAAAGATTCTTTATTACACGTATCTGAATTAGATTGGAAACGAATCGAAAATGTTTCTGATGTATTAAAAGAAGGTGATGTTATTGATGTAAAATATATGGGATTAGACCCTAAAAACAAGAAACCAAAAGTTTCGCGTAAAGCATTAATGCCACGTCCTCCAAAAGAAGATAAAAAACCGGAAGCTAAAACTGAAGCTCCGAAAACTGAAGATAAAAAATAA
- the rpsO gene encoding 30S ribosomal protein S15, which yields MYLTKEVKEQIFAKHGGAAANTGSAEGQIALFTFRISHLTEHLKKNRHDYNTERSLVLLVGKRRRLLDYLKKTEINRYREIIKELNIRK from the coding sequence ATGTATTTAACTAAAGAAGTTAAAGAGCAAATCTTCGCTAAACACGGAGGTGCAGCAGCAAACACAGGTTCTGCAGAAGGACAAATCGCTTTATTCACATTCAGAATTTCGCATTTAACAGAGCATTTAAAAAAGAACCGTCACGATTACAACACAGAACGTTCATTAGTTCTTTTAGTAGGTAAAAGAAGAAGACTTCTTGACTACTTAAAGAAAACTGAAATCAACAGATATCGTGAAATTATCAAAGAATTGAATATTAGAAAATAA
- a CDS encoding heavy-metal-associated domain-containing protein gives MKNLVFVFLALVGFAFNSNAQEKKKKNAKHDIEVLGNCDMCKKRIEKAAYAIKGVKSAEWHAEDQTLHVIIDENKTSTTLICEAVAKVGHDTGEVRATDEDYETLHNCCVYERKTE, from the coding sequence ATGAAAAATTTAGTATTTGTTTTCCTAGCTTTAGTAGGATTCGCATTTAATTCAAATGCACAAGAAAAAAAGAAAAAGAACGCAAAACACGACATCGAAGTTTTAGGAAATTGTGACATGTGTAAAAAGCGTATTGAAAAAGCGGCTTACGCGATTAAAGGTGTAAAATCTGCAGAATGGCATGCTGAAGATCAAACGTTACATGTTATTATTGATGAGAATAAAACATCAACAACTTTAATATGTGAAGCAGTTGCAAAAGTTGGTCACGATACTGGGGAAGTTCGTGCAACTGACGAAGATTATGAAACTTTACATAATTGCTGTGTTTACGAACGTAAAACTGAATAA
- a CDS encoding GAF domain-containing protein, translated as MKLNNLKNNCSDILENKELNLNDKLLEICNLLKREIAYYDWVGFYFKNGDKDELILGPYAGAPTDHTIIPFGKGICGQVAVSNKNFVVDDVSAQDNYISCNFNVKSEIVIPLFVNGKNIGQIDIDSNTLNAFGKEDEIFLEWLNHEISKQYNN; from the coding sequence ATGAAACTTAACAACTTAAAGAACAATTGTTCAGATATATTAGAAAACAAAGAATTAAATTTAAATGATAAACTTTTAGAAATTTGCAATTTATTAAAAAGAGAAATAGCATATTATGATTGGGTTGGATTTTATTTCAAGAACGGTGATAAAGATGAACTAATCTTAGGACCTTATGCAGGCGCACCAACCGACCATACAATTATTCCTTTCGGAAAAGGAATTTGCGGGCAAGTTGCCGTTTCTAACAAAAATTTTGTTGTAGACGATGTTTCAGCTCAAGACAATTACATCTCTTGTAATTTTAATGTGAAATCAGAAATTGTAATTCCACTTTTTGTAAACGGAAAAAACATCGGACAAATCGATATTGATTCCAATACATTAAATGCATTCGGTAAAGAAGACGAGATTTTTCTTGAATGGCTAAATCATGAAATTAGCAAACAGTATAATAATTAG
- a CDS encoding HYC_CC_PP family protein, which translates to MLKHKYICMLMAFFLMFSNIGLAVNIHYCKDVIANASFDFLSEAKLHSLEKSDSDICCGQKKSTQDEPCCKDEVIKQKTDDKQITSNTVQFQVNTFLVPEVQQIVIPETFELQIPKNTFVQFYCESNAPPLYKLFRKLIYYA; encoded by the coding sequence ATGCTTAAACACAAATACATATGTATGCTTATGGCCTTTTTCTTAATGTTTTCGAACATTGGGTTAGCTGTTAATATACATTATTGTAAAGATGTTATTGCTAATGCATCATTTGATTTTCTTTCAGAAGCTAAACTTCATTCGTTAGAAAAAAGTGATTCTGATATTTGTTGCGGACAAAAAAAATCTACTCAAGATGAACCTTGTTGTAAAGACGAAGTAATTAAACAAAAAACAGACGATAAACAAATTACGTCTAATACTGTTCAATTTCAGGTTAATACATTTTTAGTTCCAGAAGTGCAACAAATTGTAATTCCAGAAACTTTTGAATTACAAATTCCAAAAAATACATTCGTTCAGTTTTACTGTGAATCGAATGCACCCCCTTTATATAAATTATTCCGAAAGCTTATTTACTACGCATAA
- a CDS encoding DUF779 domain-containing protein, translating into MTSLKRLSATPKAIELVKELEAEFGPLMFYQAGGCCEGTQPMCFKKGGYFPRMKDVCIGQILDYDFWIDCDLFEYWKNAHFELDVIDGFGTGGFSLEIPKGKTFKVNYTLFTPDELEIINQEELKQFRT; encoded by the coding sequence ATGACAAGTTTAAAAAGATTATCGGCAACTCCAAAAGCAATTGAATTGGTAAAAGAACTTGAAGCAGAATTTGGTCCTTTAATGTTTTATCAAGCCGGAGGATGTTGCGAAGGAACACAACCTATGTGTTTTAAAAAAGGAGGTTATTTTCCGAGAATGAAAGATGTTTGCATCGGACAAATTTTAGATTATGATTTTTGGATTGATTGCGATTTATTTGAATATTGGAAAAACGCTCATTTTGAACTCGATGTCATTGATGGCTTTGGAACTGGAGGTTTTTCGTTAGAAATACCAAAAGGAAAAACCTTTAAAGTAAACTATACGTTATTTACACCTGACGAATTAGAAATAATAAATCAGGAAGAATTAAAACAATTTAGAACATAA